From the genome of Colletotrichum higginsianum IMI 349063 chromosome 4, whole genome shotgun sequence, one region includes:
- a CDS encoding Cation diffusion facilitator, with protein MAWSKSTRISIMLAIDVVFFLVELIVGLIVKSLALTADAFHMLNDIISLCVGLWAVAVARKATTDKYSYGWLRAEILGAFFNAVFLIALCVSIILEAITRFFDPPEIDNPQLILIVGAFGLASNLVGFFVLGGHGHSHGGGDHSHDDGEHDHAHSDEHAAEEGRANFSSVANDDEGNVGDIFPEAIVARATAAATSETPRHIRFERESDPVGRAPSRASATSKSHDRRRTSSRHHSRLTSIEDISIHPSSFRQEIIDASRTQLDGQDSTSESEIDETVIDDGEPNEQSPLLASKGNNQTYLIEDHRGRTASKRPRRESSLHHEHNHNKERKKTSGGHGHDHGDMGMNAMVLHVIGDALGNVGVIVTALIIWLTDWPGRFYADPAVSLFITLIILKSAIPLTKATSKVLLQATPDNIDLQEVREDIQNLPGVLSCHHVHIWQLSDTKIVASLHVHVNFPISAEGGEKYMELAKRARKCLHAYGIHAATIQPEFCGDDEHHHANEEEQIAQYDGAASVGSPKQTCLLECVDNCAAGGCCSESTAAGSLRSQSAHSHDGHGHDHDHSHDHGNGHSHSHAH; from the exons ATGGCGTGGTCAAAGTCGACGCGGATCAGCATCATGCTGGCCATCGatgtcgtcttcttcctcgttgAGCTGATTGTTGGTTTGATTGTCAAGTCGCTGGCCCTGACGGCGGATGCTTTCCACATG CTCAACGACATCATTTCCCTTTGTGTCGGACTGTGGGCTGTCGCCGTGGCAAGAAAGGCCACCACCGACAAGTACTCGTACGGC TGGTTACGCGCTGAAATTCTcggcgccttcttcaacgccgtcttcctcatcgccctTTGCgtctccatcatcctcgaAGCCATTACTCGATTCTTCGACCCTCCCGAGATCGACAACCCCCAGCTCATCCTTATCGTTGGTGCGTTCGGCCTCGCTTCCAAtctcgtcggcttcttcgtcctcggcggccacggccactcccacggcggcggcgaccactCCCACGATGATGGTGAACACGACCACGCCCACTCGGACgagcacgccgccgaggaaggtCGCGCCAACTTCTCCAGcgtcgccaacgacgacgagggcaacGTGGGTGATATTTTCCccgaggccatcgtcgcTAGAGCTACCGCCGCTGCCACTTCTGAGACGCCTCGTCACATAAGGTTCGAGCGGGAGTCCGACCCCGTGGGTCGAGCTCCGAGCCGCGCGTCCGCCACCTCCAAGAGCCATGACCGCCGCAGAACCAGCTCCCGACACCACTCACGCCTTACTAGTATCGAGGACATTAGCATCCACCCTTCGAGCTTCCGACAGGAGATCATCGACGCCAGCCGAACCCAGCTCGACGGCCAGGATTCCACGAGTGAGAGCGAAATCGACGAGACCGTCATCGACGATGGTGAGCCCAACGAGCAATCCCCTCTACTCGCATCCAAGGGCAACAACCAGACCTACCTGATTGAAGATCACCGCGGCCGTACTGCCTCCAAGCGCCCGAGACGCGAGTCCAGCCTTCACCACGAGCACAACCACAACAAGGAGCGCAAGAAGACGTCgggcggccacggccacgacCATGGTGACATGGGAATGAATGCCATGGTTCTCCACGTCATTGGCGACGCTCTCGGCAACGTTGGTGTAATTGTCACGGCTCTCATCATCTGGTTGACCGACTGGCCCGGTCGCTTCTACGCCGACCCTGCCGTCTCTCTGTTCATTACCCTGATCATTCTCAAGTCGGCCATCCCCCTCACCAAGGCCACCTCCAAGGTCCTCCTTCAAGCCACTCCCGACAACATCGACCTCCAGGAAGTACGCGAGGATATCCAGAATTTGCCCGGTGTCCTCAGCTGCCACCACGTACACATTTGGCAGCTCTCTGACACCAAGATCGTCGCCTCCCTGCACGTTCACGTCAACTTccccatctcggccgagggTGGCGAGAAGTACATGGAGCTCGCCAAGCGCGCCCGCAAGTGCCTGCACGCCTACGGCATTCACGCAGCCACCATCCAACCCGAGTTCtgcggcgacgacgagcaccACCACGCcaacgaggaggagcagatCGCACAGTACGATGGCGCCGCTTCTGTCGGCTCGCCCAAGCAGACTTGCTTGCTCGAGTGTGTGGACAACtgcgcggccggcggctgctgctccgAGTCGACAGCTGCCGGTAGCCTGCGTAGCCAGTCTGCCCACAGCCACGACGGCCATGGACACGACCACGATCACAGTCATGACCACGGCAACGGCCACTCGCACTCGCACGCGCACTGA